AGTTGGGCGTCGCAGGCGATGCGGCGGGCGGTCGCGGCGGTGACCGGCCCGCCCCAGCCCAGCTCGGCGGTGCCCAGCTGCTTTTGGAGACTTTCCCAGTCGAGGGTGATCGTGACCTGCGGCCGTTGCCCACCCGTCTCGGGGAGGTCTCCGGCGGTGAGAGCCCGGCGGGCCAACTCGATCAGCCCGTCGGCCTGCCGCCGGGCCGGGGAACGCGGATCCGGCCCTTCTGCGGTGGACGGTGCCGGGCCGGTGAACGGGTCCAGCGCGGTGCGCAGCACCGCCGCCCCCTCCGCATCCAGGCGGCCGCGGATCATCGTCATGCCGTCCTGGTCCCGGCTCAGCGACAGTTCCCGGGCCCGGACGGCGTCCTCGTCATCGAGCGCGGCGCCGTCCGGGTCCAGGGTGGCGACCATCCGGCGGGCGATCTTCCCCAGCGTGGTCGTATCGACGTCGCGGGCTTGGGCGGCCAGGAACGCTTCCGCGTGTTCGCGGGTGCGAGTGTCGACCCGGGCGGGGAGGCGGCGGATCGTCTCGCAGATCAACCGGGCCTGACCCGCCTCGATCGACCCCTCCGCCAACGCCGCCCCCGTCACCGGCAACGCCGCGGGCACCGTTTCTCCGGACGGGCCGACCCGGTCCAACAGCTTCTCCGCCGCCGTCACCCGCCACCCCGCCTCACCCGC
The Mycobacteriales bacterium DNA segment above includes these coding regions:
- a CDS encoding DUF222 domain-containing protein, producing the protein MVSSSGPGGHPVWDAVRSLTAAVDGLAGSALWRCGDEELLDLQQVLETAARRLSAASLRLVAEVDDRRLATARGAASTAALLRQLLNISAGEAGWRVTAAEKLLDRVGPSGETVPAALPVTGAALAEGSIEAGQARLICETIRRLPARVDTRTREHAEAFLAAQARDVDTTTLGKIARRMVATLDPDGAALDDEDAVRARELSLSRDQDGMTMIRGRLDAEGAAVLRTALDPFTGPAPSTAEGPDPRSPARRQADGLIELARRALTAGDLPETGGQRPQVTITLDWESLQKQLGTAELGWGGPVTAATARRIACDAQLIPVLLGGAGQPLDVGRASHTIPVGIRRALVARDRGCAFPGCDRPAAWCDGHHIHHWADGGPTAITNLVLLCGHHHRTIHHHGWQARIVDGLPEFLPPPWIDPTQTPRRNRLHHLPAMPDPPDRPDPPDTARRPLELVTR